One stretch of Actinacidiphila sp. DG2A-62 DNA includes these proteins:
- a CDS encoding ribonuclease Z, with amino-acid sequence MRELVVLGTASQVPTRQRNHNGYVLRWDGEGILFDPGEGSQRQMLHAGVAAHDLTRICVTHFHGDHSLGLAGVIQRINLDRVPHPVTAHYPASGRHFFARLRYATAYRETADLREEPVAADGVLAVTPAFTLSAARLSHPVESYGYRLAEPDGRRMLPDRLAAHGITGPAIGRLQREGALGGVTLDEVSEHRPGQKAAFIMDTRLCDAVPELAADCDLLVIESTFLDEDAGLAAEYGHLTAGQAGAVARDAGVRHLVLTHFSQRYGDPAAFADRARAAGFAGELTVAADLVRVPVPRRR; translated from the coding sequence GTGCGCGAACTCGTCGTCCTCGGCACCGCGAGCCAGGTGCCGACCCGGCAGCGCAACCACAACGGCTACGTGCTGCGCTGGGACGGCGAGGGCATCCTCTTCGACCCCGGCGAGGGCAGCCAGCGGCAGATGCTGCACGCCGGGGTCGCCGCGCACGACCTCACCCGGATCTGCGTCACGCACTTCCACGGCGACCACAGCCTGGGCCTGGCCGGGGTGATCCAGCGGATCAACCTCGACCGGGTGCCGCACCCGGTCACCGCCCACTACCCGGCCTCCGGGCGGCACTTCTTCGCGCGGCTGCGGTACGCCACCGCCTACCGCGAGACCGCCGACCTGCGCGAGGAGCCCGTCGCCGCGGACGGCGTGCTGGCCGTGACGCCCGCCTTCACCCTGTCCGCCGCGCGGCTGTCGCACCCGGTGGAGTCCTACGGCTACCGGCTGGCCGAGCCGGACGGCCGCCGGATGCTGCCGGACCGGCTCGCCGCGCACGGCATCACCGGTCCGGCGATCGGCCGGCTCCAGCGCGAGGGCGCGCTCGGCGGCGTCACCCTGGACGAGGTGAGCGAGCACCGGCCGGGCCAGAAGGCGGCGTTCATCATGGACACCCGGCTGTGCGACGCGGTGCCCGAACTGGCCGCGGACTGCGACCTGCTGGTCATCGAGTCGACCTTCCTCGACGAGGACGCCGGGCTCGCCGCCGAGTACGGCCACCTGACCGCCGGACAGGCCGGGGCGGTGGCCCGCGACGCCGGCGTCCGGCACCTGGTCCTCACCCACTTCTCGCAGCGCTACGGCGACCCGGCCGCGTTCGCCGACCGGGCCCGCGCCGCCGGCTTCGCCGGCGAACTCACCGTCGCCGCCGACCTCGTGCGCGTCCCGGTCCCGCGGCGCCGCTGA
- a CDS encoding 16S rRNA (uracil(1498)-N(3))-methyltransferase produces MTLDGPEGRHAVSVRRLAPGEEVVLTDGAGRGAYGTVAAAEGKDVLHVDVREVRAEAPPAPSVTVVQALPKGDRGELAVETMTEAGVDAVVPWSAARCVTQWRGERGAKALAKWRATAREAAKQSRRLRFPEIAEPMSTRQVAQLLRGADFAAVLHEEGSAPLATAELPRAGSLVLVVGPEGGVSPEELAAFAEAGAPPYRLGPTVLRTSTAGVAATALLLARTGRWS; encoded by the coding sequence CTGACCCTGGACGGCCCGGAGGGCCGCCACGCGGTGTCCGTGCGCCGGCTCGCCCCCGGCGAGGAGGTCGTGCTGACCGACGGCGCCGGGCGCGGCGCCTACGGGACGGTGGCCGCGGCCGAGGGCAAGGACGTGCTGCACGTCGACGTCCGCGAGGTCCGCGCCGAGGCCCCGCCCGCGCCCTCGGTCACCGTGGTGCAGGCGCTGCCCAAGGGCGACCGCGGCGAACTCGCCGTGGAGACCATGACCGAGGCCGGCGTGGACGCGGTGGTGCCGTGGTCCGCCGCCCGCTGCGTCACCCAGTGGCGCGGCGAGCGCGGCGCCAAGGCGCTGGCCAAGTGGCGCGCCACCGCCCGCGAGGCGGCCAAGCAGTCCCGTCGGCTGCGCTTCCCGGAGATCGCCGAGCCCATGTCGACGCGCCAGGTGGCGCAGCTGCTGCGCGGCGCCGACTTCGCCGCGGTCCTGCACGAGGAGGGCTCGGCGCCGCTGGCCACCGCCGAACTGCCGCGCGCCGGCTCGCTGGTGCTGGTCGTCGGGCCCGAAGGGGGCGTGTCGCCGGAGGAGTTGGCGGCCTTCGCCGAGGCGGGCGCGCCGCCGTACCGGCTGGGTCCCACGGTGCTGCGCACCTCCACCGCGGGCGTCGCGGCGACCGCGCTGCTGCTGGCCCGCACCGGCCGCTGGTCCTGA
- a CDS encoding nitronate monooxygenase, producing the protein MDELAAFSAYPIVQAPMAGGASNPRLAAAVSAAGGLGFLAAGYKTSEAMYQEIRQLRDLTSRPFGVNLFMPQPPTADPSAIAVYAEQLAGEAAWYATALGDPDVGGDDGYDAKVAVLLEDPVPMVSFTFGCPDRAVLDAFAQAGTFTVVTVTSPAEALAAQWAGADAVCVQGVEAGGHQGTHRDDPLSDGAGMGLLTLVPQVREAVQLPIIAAGGLMRGGQIAAVLAAGADAASLGTAFLVTPESGASPLHKKAITDPVFARTELTRAFSGRPARGLLNRFMREHGPYAPPGYPQIHHLTSTLRKAAAAAGDPQGMALWAGQGHRLARELSAGALVETLVAELEAAGGART; encoded by the coding sequence ATGGACGAACTCGCCGCGTTCTCGGCGTATCCGATCGTGCAGGCCCCGATGGCCGGCGGCGCGTCGAACCCCCGGCTGGCCGCCGCGGTGTCCGCGGCCGGCGGCCTGGGGTTCCTGGCCGCCGGGTACAAGACCTCGGAGGCGATGTACCAGGAGATCCGCCAGCTGCGCGACCTGACCTCGCGGCCCTTCGGCGTCAACCTGTTCATGCCGCAGCCGCCCACCGCGGACCCCTCGGCGATCGCCGTCTACGCCGAGCAGCTGGCCGGCGAGGCCGCCTGGTACGCCACCGCGCTCGGCGACCCGGACGTCGGCGGCGACGACGGGTACGACGCGAAGGTCGCGGTGCTGCTGGAGGACCCGGTCCCGATGGTGAGCTTCACCTTCGGCTGCCCCGACCGCGCGGTGCTCGACGCGTTCGCCCAGGCGGGCACCTTCACCGTGGTGACGGTCACCTCGCCCGCCGAGGCGCTGGCCGCGCAGTGGGCCGGCGCCGACGCGGTGTGCGTGCAGGGCGTGGAGGCCGGCGGCCACCAGGGCACGCACCGCGACGACCCGCTGTCCGACGGCGCCGGGATGGGCCTGCTCACGCTGGTCCCGCAGGTGCGCGAGGCCGTGCAGCTGCCGATCATCGCGGCCGGCGGGCTGATGCGCGGCGGCCAGATCGCCGCGGTGCTCGCGGCCGGCGCGGACGCCGCGTCGCTCGGCACCGCGTTCCTGGTCACCCCGGAGTCCGGCGCGAGCCCGCTGCACAAGAAGGCGATCACCGACCCGGTCTTCGCCCGCACCGAGCTGACCCGCGCGTTCTCCGGCCGCCCGGCCCGCGGTCTGCTCAACCGCTTCATGCGCGAGCACGGCCCCTACGCGCCGCCCGGCTACCCGCAGATCCACCACCTGACCTCGACGCTGCGCAAGGCCGCCGCCGCGGCCGGCGACCCGCAGGGCATGGCGCTGTGGGCGGGCCAGGGCCACCGGCTGGCCCGGGAGCTGTCCGCGGGCGCGCTGGTGGAGACGCTGGTCGCCGAGCTGGAAGCGGCCGGGGGAGCGCGTACGTGA
- a CDS encoding MBL fold metallo-hydrolase gives MSTRTRGAGRDGPSGDSVWEQLAPGVARRRLPFLDVTVGLVVGADAALLVDTGSTLREGAELAEQAAALTGRPVSHVALTHGHFDHVLGAAALPGARVYGHRALPAYLAGEREALRADAVRHGVGPEEAAAAARSLAVPDTTVDGALALDLGERPVRLVHPGPGHTAHDLVVLVPGATASDPAVVFCGDLVEESGDPQADDAAVPARWPGTLDALLALGGETARYVPGHGAVVDARFVREQRDALARRFGAGPR, from the coding sequence ATGTCGACGAGAACGCGCGGGGCCGGCCGGGACGGCCCGTCCGGGGACTCGGTGTGGGAGCAGCTGGCCCCCGGGGTGGCCCGGCGGCGGCTGCCGTTCCTGGACGTGACGGTGGGGCTGGTGGTGGGCGCGGACGCGGCGCTGCTGGTGGACACCGGGTCGACGCTGCGCGAGGGCGCGGAGCTGGCGGAGCAGGCCGCGGCGCTGACCGGGCGCCCGGTCAGCCATGTGGCGCTCACCCACGGCCACTTCGACCACGTTCTCGGCGCGGCGGCGCTGCCCGGGGCGCGGGTGTACGGGCACCGGGCGCTGCCGGCGTACCTCGCCGGGGAGCGGGAGGCGCTGCGCGCGGACGCGGTGCGGCACGGCGTCGGCCCGGAGGAGGCCGCGGCGGCGGCGCGCTCGCTCGCCGTGCCGGACACGACGGTCGACGGCGCGCTGGCGCTCGACCTCGGGGAGCGGCCGGTGCGGCTGGTGCACCCCGGTCCCGGGCACACCGCGCACGACCTGGTGGTGCTGGTGCCGGGCGCGACGGCCAGCGACCCGGCGGTGGTCTTCTGCGGCGACCTGGTCGAGGAGTCCGGCGACCCGCAGGCCGACGACGCGGCGGTCCCGGCCCGCTGGCCCGGCACGCTGGACGCGCTGCTGGCGCTGGGCGGGGAGACCGCGCGGTACGTGCCGGGGCACGGCGCGGTGGTGGACGCGCGGTTCGTCCGGGAGCAGCGGGACGCGCTGGCGCGGAGGTTCGGCGCGGGGCCGCGGTAG
- the dnaJ gene encoding molecular chaperone DnaJ translates to MATDYYAVLGVRRDAGPDEIKKAFRRLARELHPDVNPDPKTQERFKEINAAYEVLSDPQKKQVYDLGGDPLSAAGGGGGAGGFGAGFGNFSDIMDAFFGQSSQRGPRSRTRRGQDAMIRLEIELDEAAFGTTKDIQVDTAVTCGTCNGEGAAPGTSAQTCDMCRGRGEVSQVTRSFLGQVMTSRPCPQCQGFGTVVPTPCPECAGDGRVRSRRTLTVKIPAGVDNGTRIQLAGEGEVGPGGGPAGDLYVEIREVPHPVFQRRGDDLHCTVTIPMTAAALGTKCPLETLDGLEEVDIRPGTQSGQSIPLHQRGITHLRGGGRGDLVVHVEVLTPSKLDPEQEELLRRLAQLRGEERPTGQFAPGQQGLFSRLKDAFNGR, encoded by the coding sequence GTGGCCACGGACTACTACGCCGTGCTCGGCGTGCGCCGCGACGCAGGACCGGACGAGATCAAGAAGGCGTTCCGCCGCCTCGCCCGCGAACTGCACCCGGACGTCAACCCGGACCCCAAGACCCAGGAGCGGTTCAAGGAGATCAACGCCGCGTACGAGGTGCTCTCCGACCCGCAGAAGAAGCAGGTCTACGACCTCGGCGGCGACCCGCTGTCCGCCGCGGGCGGTGGCGGCGGCGCGGGCGGCTTCGGGGCCGGCTTCGGCAACTTCAGCGACATCATGGACGCCTTCTTCGGCCAGTCCTCGCAGCGCGGCCCGCGCTCGCGGACCCGGCGCGGGCAGGACGCCATGATCCGGCTGGAGATCGAGCTGGACGAGGCGGCGTTCGGCACCACCAAGGACATCCAGGTGGACACCGCGGTCACCTGTGGCACCTGCAACGGCGAGGGCGCGGCTCCCGGCACCTCCGCGCAGACCTGCGACATGTGCCGCGGCCGCGGCGAGGTCTCCCAGGTCACCCGGTCCTTCCTGGGCCAGGTCATGACCTCCCGGCCGTGCCCGCAGTGCCAGGGCTTCGGCACGGTCGTGCCCACGCCGTGCCCGGAGTGCGCGGGCGACGGCCGGGTCCGCTCCCGCCGCACCCTCACCGTCAAGATCCCCGCGGGCGTCGACAACGGCACCCGCATCCAGCTGGCCGGCGAGGGCGAGGTCGGCCCCGGCGGCGGACCCGCCGGCGACCTCTACGTCGAGATCCGCGAGGTGCCGCACCCGGTCTTCCAGCGCCGCGGCGACGACCTGCACTGCACGGTCACCATCCCGATGACCGCGGCGGCGCTGGGCACGAAGTGCCCGCTGGAGACGCTCGACGGGCTGGAGGAGGTCGACATCCGGCCGGGCACGCAGTCGGGGCAGTCGATCCCGCTGCACCAGCGCGGCATCACCCACCTGCGCGGCGGCGGCCGGGGGGACCTGGTCGTGCACGTCGAGGTGCTCACGCCGTCCAAGCTCGACCCGGAGCAGGAGGAGCTGCTGCGGCGGCTCGCGCAGTTGCGCGGCGAGGAGCGGCCGACCGGTCAGTTCGCGCCCGGTCAGCAGGGCCTCTTCTCCCGCCTCAAGGACGCGTTCAACGGCCGTTAG
- the hrcA gene encoding heat-inducible transcriptional repressor HrcA — MLSERRLEVLRAIVQDYVGTEEPVGSKALTERHQLGVSPATVRNDMAVLEEEGYIAQPHTSAGRIPTDKGYRLFVDKLAGVKPLSAAERRAIQNFLDGAVDLDDVVGRTVRLLAQLTRQVAVVQYPSLTRSSVRHVELLSLAPARLMLVLITDTGRVEQRIVDCAGPVGETVLADLRARLNSRVVGRRFSDVPPLVQDLAEGFEPDDRPAVATVLATLLETLVEEKEERIMLGGAANLTRFNHDFPLTIRPVLEALEEQMVLLKLLGETWDPSMTVRIGHENFHEGLNSTSVVAVGYGSGDEAVAKLGVVGPTRMDYPGTMGAVRAVARYVGQILAES, encoded by the coding sequence ATGCTCAGCGAACGCAGGCTTGAGGTGCTGCGTGCCATCGTCCAGGACTACGTCGGCACCGAGGAGCCGGTCGGCTCCAAGGCGCTGACCGAGCGGCACCAGCTCGGCGTCTCGCCCGCCACGGTGCGCAACGACATGGCCGTGCTGGAGGAGGAGGGCTACATCGCCCAGCCCCACACCAGCGCCGGCCGCATCCCCACCGACAAGGGCTACCGGCTCTTCGTCGACAAGCTCGCCGGCGTCAAGCCGCTGTCGGCCGCCGAGCGCCGGGCCATCCAGAACTTCCTGGACGGCGCGGTCGACCTGGACGACGTGGTCGGCCGCACCGTCCGGCTGCTCGCCCAGCTCACCCGGCAGGTCGCCGTCGTGCAGTACCCCTCGCTGACCCGCTCCTCGGTCCGCCACGTGGAACTGCTCTCGCTGGCGCCCGCCCGGCTGATGCTGGTGCTGATCACCGACACCGGCCGGGTCGAGCAGCGGATCGTCGACTGCGCGGGCCCGGTCGGCGAGACCGTCCTGGCCGACCTGCGGGCCCGGCTGAACAGCCGGGTCGTCGGCCGCCGCTTCAGCGACGTGCCGCCGCTGGTGCAGGACCTGGCCGAGGGCTTCGAGCCCGACGACCGGCCGGCGGTGGCCACCGTGCTCGCCACCCTCCTGGAGACCCTCGTGGAGGAGAAGGAGGAGCGGATCATGCTCGGCGGCGCGGCGAACCTCACCCGCTTCAACCACGACTTCCCGCTGACCATCCGCCCGGTGCTGGAGGCGCTGGAGGAGCAGATGGTCCTCCTCAAGCTCCTGGGCGAGACCTGGGACCCGTCGATGACCGTGCGCATCGGGCATGAGAATTTTCACGAGGGCCTCAATTCCACCTCCGTGGTGGCGGTCGGCTACGGTTCGGGCGACGAGGCAGTCGCCAAACTCGGCGTGGTCGGACCGACCCGCATGGACTACCCCGGAACGATGGGAGCGGTACGCGCAGTGGCACGTTACGTCGGACAGATCCTGGCGGAGTCGTAA
- a CDS encoding HAD family acid phosphatase produces MPRARLSRRSLAVAAAAVALSATFYGVGAATADNSVPRSDKEIPNLTDVVNDIKAYYGDTVDASGEHQASATSNYAKQLAGIEAKATATLAHKPRHGAKPAIVLDVDDTSLLTYNYELEVGFNYTPASNQAYLDTKNMPPVFGMDTLTNWAEDHGYTVFWITGRPESQRADTVRNLTAVGYRAPSDSAHLYLKNSANPPAYLSCGATCTTVEYKSGTRAHIESLGYDIVANFGDQYSDLSGGHADHAYKLPNPMYFLP; encoded by the coding sequence ATGCCCCGAGCCCGCCTGTCCAGACGTTCCCTGGCCGTCGCCGCCGCCGCGGTCGCGCTGAGCGCGACCTTCTACGGCGTGGGCGCCGCGACCGCCGACAACTCCGTGCCGCGCAGCGACAAGGAGATCCCCAACCTCACCGACGTGGTGAACGACATCAAGGCGTACTACGGCGACACCGTCGACGCCTCGGGCGAGCACCAGGCGTCGGCGACGAGCAACTACGCCAAGCAACTCGCCGGCATCGAGGCGAAGGCGACCGCCACCCTGGCGCACAAGCCGCGGCACGGCGCCAAGCCGGCCATTGTCCTGGACGTCGACGACACGTCCCTGCTCACGTACAACTACGAGCTGGAGGTGGGCTTCAACTACACCCCGGCCAGCAACCAGGCCTACCTGGACACCAAGAACATGCCGCCGGTCTTCGGCATGGACACCCTCACCAACTGGGCGGAGGACCACGGCTACACGGTCTTCTGGATCACCGGCCGCCCGGAGTCGCAGCGCGCCGACACCGTCCGCAACCTGACCGCGGTCGGCTACCGCGCGCCCTCCGACTCCGCCCACCTGTACCTGAAGAACAGCGCCAACCCGCCCGCGTACCTCTCCTGCGGCGCGACCTGCACCACGGTCGAGTACAAGTCCGGCACCCGCGCGCACATCGAGTCGCTCGGCTACGACATCGTCGCCAACTTCGGCGACCAGTACAGCGACCTGAGCGGCGGCCACGCGGACCACGCGTACAAGCTGCCGAACCCGATGTACTTCCTGCCGTAA
- a CDS encoding histidine triad nucleotide-binding protein: protein MAGEPQADCLFCKIVAGEIPATVVRETATTVAFRDIAPKAPTHVLVIPRVHYPDAASLAAGDPGAAADVLREAGEVAAQEKIDGHGYRVVFNTGAGSGQTVFHAHAHVLGGRDLTHMG from the coding sequence ATGGCGGGAGAGCCGCAGGCCGACTGCCTGTTCTGCAAGATCGTCGCCGGGGAGATCCCCGCCACGGTCGTCCGCGAGACCGCGACGACGGTCGCCTTCCGCGACATCGCGCCCAAGGCGCCGACCCACGTCCTGGTGATCCCCCGGGTGCACTACCCCGACGCGGCCTCGCTGGCCGCCGGCGACCCGGGCGCGGCGGCGGACGTGCTGCGCGAGGCGGGCGAGGTCGCCGCGCAGGAGAAGATCGACGGCCACGGCTACCGCGTCGTCTTCAACACCGGCGCGGGCTCCGGCCAGACCGTCTTCCACGCGCACGCGCACGTGCTGGGCGGCCGCGACCTCACCCACATGGGCTGA